In Eulemur rufifrons isolate Redbay chromosome 2, OSU_ERuf_1, whole genome shotgun sequence, the sequence GATGTCTTGGTTCATCATGTCCCTGGTTGTCATGGTTCACGTCCTACTGATAAGGAGGCTGACATTCTCCAGGGCCACAGAAATCCCACATTTCTTCTGTGAGTTGACTCAGATTCTAAAAGTAGCCCCCTCTGATAACTTCATCAATAACATCTACTTGTACATGTCAACTGTGTTGCTGGGTGTGTTTCCCGTCACAGGGATTCTCTACTCCTACACTAAAATTGTCTCCTCCTTAAGAAGCATGTCCTCCACTGCAGGCAAGAATAAAGCATTTTCCACCTGTGGGTCTCACCTCTCTGTGGTCTGCTTGTTCTATGGAACAGGACTTGGGGTCTACCTCAGTTCTGCTGTGACCCCTTCTTCCCAGAGCAGTGCCATTGCCTCATTGATGTACACTGTGGTCACccccatgctgaaccccttcatctacagcctgaggaacaagGACGTGAAGGGGGCCCTGGGAAGACTGCTCAGCACGGCAGCCTCTTGCCTGTGACAGACACATCACTGGTTCAGAACTAAGTGGACATTGTGGGCCTCGAAGGcaaatgtgaatttaaatatcctgactctcttcctcctttaaataacatgtttcttttgttcatttccaAAGCACTTATGagtctatttttatgtttttgtggtTGCTTTTTCCTCAACAACTTCCTCCATAATTTCCTTTTAACTTTTCTCCCATAAACTTGAGCCTTAAAGTTCTAATTTTCATCAGTTTTCTTAGAGCCATTCCTGAGATTTGTAACTTGACATTTAAAGCACTTCTCATATCAAGTGCTCACATGGTTTCCTCAAAAGTGATCCTCTTGCATGTTACTGTTCTTCACCTCAATTTGGTTGTGCTCTAGCTCTTGatagaaaaaatgtaataaaaaatccTACAATACTAGTCAAGTTCTTACTCTACCAGGGCTCTGCATGTTGCTTTACGTGTGtgaattttattgtgaaaaagtGTCCTTGAGATATGGTTTCTCATGAACCCCATTGCTCAAAGGAAGACTGAGTTAAGATGGGCTAAGTCCTGGCCACATGACGATGAGTCCACATGCCTAACTTTGCTGTCCTGCGTTTCCCAAGAACAGTGAAGGGATTTTCAACACGAATGCTGAAATCTAGATTTGAAAGCAGGTTCATTCATATGATTCACAGTGACGTACTACCTAGGATAACTAGGAGATGTTGCTTCCTTCATTGTGATCCctgcctttcccttccttccttatttcctACTATCCtaacttcctttcttctttctttctctcatctctcattccttttcttccctccctcttggTGATTTTAATGGTTAATGTTAACTTGCTCCATTCCattttatggttgagtaatattccactgtataatAAACCCCAagttgtttatctatttattcataaATGGATATTTCCATGATTTCCATCTTTGGGCCATTGTGAAGAGTATGTAAATTTATTTGCTTGATACTCATCTTCACCATTTGGAGAATATACCTAACAGTccaactgctgggtcatatgttaattacatgtttaacttttggaggaagtgccatatcGTGTGTCATAGCAGTTGGCACTTTTTACCTCTCAGCAATGTTTAGTGCTCCTCTATCCTCATATCctttccaacacttgttattttccttcttaaaaagaCTATATCCTCTTATTAGGTGTTCAGTGgcatctttttgtgtttttaatttgcatttccctaatgactaattgGCCATCCGTTTGAGTGTTTGTTGGCAATTTGTGTATCTTCAGAGGAGAGATGTCTTTTCAAGTCtgtgctcttttttttattttttatttttttttatttcatcttattatgggggatacagaatttcaggttgcatacgttgcccatgtaccgcctgtccccccaagtatttttttttttttttttttttttttttgagacagagtctcactctgttgcccaggctagagtgagtgccgtggcgtcagcctagctcacagcaacctcaaactcctgagctcaagcgatcctcctgtctcagcctcccgagtagctgggactacaggcatgcgccaccatgcccggctaatttttttctatatatatttttagctgtccatataatttctttctatttttagtagagatggggtctcgctcttgctcaggctggtctcgaactcctgagctcaaacgatctgcccacctcggcctcccagagtgctaggattacaggcgtgagccaccgcgcccggcccccccccccaagtATTTTTAATTGTGTAGTTTCTACTTTTGTTTCTGATTGTccttgttctttataaattctggataatttgacccttatcagatacatgttGTGCAAATATATCTCCCAGTCTGGGTGttatcttgtcatttttttcacgtataaatgtattgtttttaacTGTACTCATCACCATGTATAATACAtctcttgaaattatttctttgctgtatgggaaattttgtgtcctttgaccaatatctctgCAATCCCTTCACCTCACATCCTCTGTTACCCATAATTTTTCTGTGTGCTTCTATGAGCTGGACTTTTGTAGATTCCACATATGGGAGAGTTCATCCTTTGTTTGTCCATCTAGCCTATCTCATTTCACTTTACATGTGGTCCTCCAGGTTGATCAGTGTGGAGCAAATAACAGATTTCCTTCTTCTAAAAGGCTGaacattgtgtatatacacaccacattttctttatccattctaacaggtgtgaggtgatattctATAGTgcttttaatttacattcctgATGGTTGGTGATGCTGaactttttttcatatacctgttgtccatttgtacatttcttctcctctgcctgcttctcctcttcccatttctcctcctcctccttcgcTTTTGGTTTCAGGAATGGGTAGAGATGCGTATCTTCTTTTGAGCAATGTctcttcagatcttttgcctactttataattgagttatttgtttcTTCACTATTGAGTTGCTTGAGTTccataaattttggatatttgcTCCTTATCTgatatatgctttgcaaatacATTACTCCATTTGATAGGATGGATGTCCCCTCACTTTGGAGGCAActtggataaaccttgaaaacacatGAACTGAcagaagcaagacacaaaaggcAACATAGTATAtgattgtatgattccatttatatggagtGTCCAAAATAGACAAGCCACTAGGGAcataaaatagattagtggttgcctagagtAGGGAGAAAGGGAGACAATGGGATGTAACTGCTATTGGGTGCCATGTTTCCTGggtgatgatgaaaatattccatgATTTGATCAatatgatggttgcacaattctctGAATATACAAAGAAGCACTAACTGTGTGCTTTAAATGGGTGTATTTTATGGTATGTCAATCaagccactaaaaaaaaaatgatattgacTCTTCTTGTCTGCTGATCCGTGGACCTCAGGACTCTAAAGCACCCTGGCAGGAAGTATAGCTGAGTGTTACATGGGGCCTTAACTATTAAAATGTTCCTTGCAAGAGTGAAGAGCTTCTGAGGACCAGGACTTTTGCCCTGTCTCTAGAAGAGCCATCCTTTTCGGAGTCAAGACTTCTAAACCAAGAGAAGCCAGACTTGCAGAGTCAAGAAGCACAAACTCCCTAAGAAGCTCCCTGGGAGGAATGTTAGGCAAGGACATTTGTGATTCCAACCCTTGCTTTCTGGGCCCATGTATTCTGTATATCAGGTTATAATACATTATGATCTTTGTTTGATTGACAGTATATATTACCTCCTGCAAATTTTGTAGGGGGTATTTCCTGTGTGTTCCAGTGACtgcatttattatattcatt encodes:
- the LOC138401221 gene encoding olfactory receptor 7D4-like, producing the protein MEPQNHTEVSEFLLLGLSEDSELQLFLFGLFLSMYLVTVVGNLLIILVIISDAHLHTPMYFFLSNLSFVDICFISTTIPLMLVNIDTHSKDISYTGCITQVYFFTVFIGLDNFLLTVMAYDRFVAICHPLHYTVIMNPRLCALLVLMSWFIMSLVVMVHVLLIRRLTFSRATEIPHFFCELTQILKVAPSDNFINNIYLYMSTVLLGVFPVTGILYSYTKIVSSLRSMSSTAGKNKAFSTCGSHLSVVCLFYGTGLGVYLSSAVTPSSQSSAIASLMYTVVTPMLNPFIYSLRNKDVKGALGRLLSTAASCL